A genomic stretch from Engraulis encrasicolus isolate BLACKSEA-1 chromosome 10, IST_EnEncr_1.0, whole genome shotgun sequence includes:
- the LOC134456475 gene encoding adiponectin receptor protein 1-like isoform X2, with product MTARAHGSGMFSEDDVEQRGVPERRGVPEGEAGLRGRAQLELRDEEQNTELTELGPLLEPSKGACAFPGGGDDDDGGDEEEGHMITLPLQAHHAMEKMEEFVHKVWEGRWRVIPFHLLPDWLKDNDYLLHGHRPPMPSFRACFGSIFRIHTETGNIWTHLLGLILFLCLGTLTMLRPNVYFMAPLQEKVVFGMFFLGAVLCLSFSWIFHTVYCHSEKVSRTFSKLDYSGIALLIMGSFVPWLYYSFYCSPRPRLIYLCVVCVLGIAAIIVAQWDRFATPGHRNTRAGVFLGLGLSGIIPTMHFTIAEGFVKATTVGQMGWFYLMGTMTLRSPNT from the exons ATGACGGCCCGAGCCCATGGTTCCGGAATGTTCTCCGAGGACGACGTCGAGCAGCGGGGGGTTCCGGAGCGGCGGGGGGTTCCGGAGGGGGAGGCTGGCCTCAGGGGACGAGCCCAGCTGGAGCTGAgggatgaggagcagaacacGGAACTCACAGAACTGGGGCCCCTTCTAGAACCCAGCAAG ggggcgtGTGCCTTCcccggtggtggtgatgatgatgatggtggtgatgaagaggagggtcaCATGATCACGTTGCCGCTGCAGGCTCATCACGCcatggagaagatggaggagttcgtacacaag gTGTGGGAGGGTCGTTGGCGTGTGATCCCGTTCCACCTGCTTCCTGATTGGCTGAAGGATAACGACTACCTGCTGCACGGGCACCGCCCCCCCATGCCCTCCTTCAGGGCGTGCTTTGGCTCCATCTTCAGGATACACACCGAGACCGGCAACATATGGACACACCtactgg gtctGATCCTCTTTCTGTGTCTGGGGACTTTGACGATGCTGAGACCAAACGTCTACTTCATGGCACCCCTACAGGagaag GTGGTGTTTGGGATGTTCTTCTTGGGTGCTGTGTTGTGTCTCAGCTTCTCCTGGATCTTCCACACCGTCTACTGTCACTCAGAGAAGGTCTCACGCACATTCtccaa gctggacTACTCTGGTATAGCTCTCCTCATCATGGGTTCCTTTGTGCCCTGGCTCTACTACTCCTTCTACTGTTCTCCGCGTCCGCGCCTCATCTATCTCTGCGTCGTGTGTGTTCTGGGCATCGCCGCCATCATCGTGGCCCAGTGGGACCGATTCGCCACGCCGGGACACCGGAACACacgcgcag gTGTGTTCCTTGGCCTGGGTCTGAGTGGTATCATTCCCACGATGCATTTCACCATAGCGGAGGGTTTCGTCAAGGCGACCACAGTGGGCCAGATGGGATGGTTCTACCTGATGGGGACCAT GACTCTACGCAGCCCGAATACCTGA
- the LOC134456475 gene encoding adiponectin receptor protein 1-like isoform X1 has protein sequence MTARAHGSGMFSEDDVEQRGVPERRGVPEGEAGLRGRAQLELRDEEQNTELTELGPLLEPSKGACAFPGGGDDDDGGDEEEGHMITLPLQAHHAMEKMEEFVHKVWEGRWRVIPFHLLPDWLKDNDYLLHGHRPPMPSFRACFGSIFRIHTETGNIWTHLLGLILFLCLGTLTMLRPNVYFMAPLQEKVVFGMFFLGAVLCLSFSWIFHTVYCHSEKVSRTFSKLDYSGIALLIMGSFVPWLYYSFYCSPRPRLIYLCVVCVLGIAAIIVAQWDRFATPGHRNTRAGVFLGLGLSGIIPTMHFTIAEGFVKATTVGQMGWFYLMGTMYVTGAGLYAARIPERYFPGKCDIWFQSHQIFHVLVVAAAFIHFYGISNLQEFRYGLGGGCTDDTLL, from the exons ATGACGGCCCGAGCCCATGGTTCCGGAATGTTCTCCGAGGACGACGTCGAGCAGCGGGGGGTTCCGGAGCGGCGGGGGGTTCCGGAGGGGGAGGCTGGCCTCAGGGGACGAGCCCAGCTGGAGCTGAgggatgaggagcagaacacGGAACTCACAGAACTGGGGCCCCTTCTAGAACCCAGCAAG ggggcgtGTGCCTTCcccggtggtggtgatgatgatgatggtggtgatgaagaggagggtcaCATGATCACGTTGCCGCTGCAGGCTCATCACGCcatggagaagatggaggagttcgtacacaag gTGTGGGAGGGTCGTTGGCGTGTGATCCCGTTCCACCTGCTTCCTGATTGGCTGAAGGATAACGACTACCTGCTGCACGGGCACCGCCCCCCCATGCCCTCCTTCAGGGCGTGCTTTGGCTCCATCTTCAGGATACACACCGAGACCGGCAACATATGGACACACCtactgg gtctGATCCTCTTTCTGTGTCTGGGGACTTTGACGATGCTGAGACCAAACGTCTACTTCATGGCACCCCTACAGGagaag GTGGTGTTTGGGATGTTCTTCTTGGGTGCTGTGTTGTGTCTCAGCTTCTCCTGGATCTTCCACACCGTCTACTGTCACTCAGAGAAGGTCTCACGCACATTCtccaa gctggacTACTCTGGTATAGCTCTCCTCATCATGGGTTCCTTTGTGCCCTGGCTCTACTACTCCTTCTACTGTTCTCCGCGTCCGCGCCTCATCTATCTCTGCGTCGTGTGTGTTCTGGGCATCGCCGCCATCATCGTGGCCCAGTGGGACCGATTCGCCACGCCGGGACACCGGAACACacgcgcag gTGTGTTCCTTGGCCTGGGTCTGAGTGGTATCATTCCCACGATGCATTTCACCATAGCGGAGGGTTTCGTCAAGGCGACCACAGTGGGCCAGATGGGATGGTTCTACCTGATGGGGACCATGTACGTCACAGGAGCAG GACTCTACGCAGCCCGAATACCTGAGAGATACTTCCCTGGGAAATGTGACATctgg ttcCAGTCCCATCAGATCTTCCATGTCTTGGTGGTTGCCGCGGCGTTCATCCATTTCTACGGAATCTCCAACCTGCAGGAGTTCCGCTACGGCCTGGGAGGAGGATGCACTGACGACACGctactctag